From the genome of Glycine max cultivar Williams 82 chromosome 2, Glycine_max_v4.0, whole genome shotgun sequence, one region includes:
- the LOC100305965 gene encoding biogenesis of lysosome-related organelles complex 1 subunit 1-like isoform X1, producing the protein MNEKGSVAMETEPKGLEASLEHLIDLHHHKSLVLAHHTDKAKKDAIRKAEHVSDLLVEAVNGGVQDSFINQKRIELEIRTLATTITRFMKQTDQWLAATHALNTALKEIGDFENWMKIMEYDCKSITTAIQNIHQE; encoded by the exons atgaatgaaaaagggtCCGTGGCAATGGAGACAGAGCCAAAAGGGCTAGAAGCTTCCCTAGAACATTTGATTGACCTTCACCACCACAAATCTCTTGTCCTTGCCCACCACACAG ACAAAGCCAAGAAGGACGCAATAAGGAAAGCCGAGCACGTTTCTGATTTGTTGGTTGAAGCGGTGAATGGTGGGGTCCAAGATTCCTTCATCAACCAGAAGCGAATTGAGCTCGAAATTCGAACTCTGGCTACCACCATCACGAGGTTCATGAAGCAAACTGATCAATGGCTCGCTGCCACTCATGCCCTCAACACTGCTCTCAAG GAAATTGGAGACTTTGAGAACTGGATGAAGATCATGGAATATGATTGTAAAAGTATCACCACAGCTATACAGAATATTCACCAAGAGTGA